The DNA sequence GCTGATCGAGACTGCATACGGCAAAGATGGGGAATTTCTCGCCTCAAAGAAGGTGCGTTTCGACAACTTTTACTATCAGTTCAACGGAGATGGGTTCTGGGAAAAATCTGTGAATTCTGATAAACTCGATATCGTCTTTCTGATAGACAAAACAGGTTCGATGGAAGACCACGTGGAATCTATCAAAAGACAGCTCGGCAGTTTCCTGGATAGACTCATGGAGATGGGAACGGACTTCAGGATGGTGATTGCCGAATATGGTGTGGAAGACGAACCCGAGTGGCCAAGTGGAGCAGAAGTGGACATTTTTTATGATTCTGTTATGTTCGAGGAGATAAATAGGGAAATAGAAGAAATAAATACAGGAGGAGAAGGATGGGATCTAACGTGGGCGTACGATGCCTTTCTCTGGACTTTGAACTTGGATTGGCGTGAAAGCGCTAGAAAGATCGTGGTGATCATCACTGATGTTTATGTGGATTCCGTTTATGGCCCAAACTGGTACTACACTTCAGGTTGCAACACCTCAATGCATGCTGTAGATCTTGCGTTGAAGGAAAACGAAATCTACCTCTACTACTGTCAGCCTTTGGAGGAGAACATGGCGAAAACAGAACTTCTCGAGAGCTACTCTCCACAGGTGAATCCAAAAATCAAAGAATCGAATTTCGATTCCCTGGCAAAGGGAAATGATTACGTTAAGAGATTATCCTGGCCTTTCGATCAAAGTGAGATCCCGTTGGAACGAGCGCCAACAATCGACTCAAAATACTACTTTGCTTGGCTCAGCGATTGGAGTGAGCACGATTTTGTGAGCAGAGTAGAGGTCGAAGCCAGGCTGGTTGGGACCGAAGACTCTTCATACTTCGCTTACTATCCAATTGAAAACCCTGATGGAACGAAAGCGGACATCTCATCTGGGGAGATCAGCTTTGTGGTGAGGGATGAGTCTGGCTTCAGCATGCTTGGAAACGACAACGTGTGTGTTTACTTTTACAAGGTGATGGGAAACACCAGCAGAATGGATACCGTTGGAGCAATGTATCAAATCTCCGATAAGAACGGGAAGATAGACATCGGAAAGAGAAAGCCCGGGAGGTACTACTATATCCTGTACGCTAGCGGTCAACCCATTGATGCTTACCATCAACTTCGATTCACTTCCAGAGGGTGGGTCGAGATAGGATTAACAAAGGCAACTCCAACGGAAATTATTGCCTATACCTGGGGAAATAAAGCTGAGATTTACAAGGCGTACGGCCTTTTAAAGGAACTGGAAGGCCTTGAGATCACGAGCGAAAGTATAAAACACTACACTCGAAAAGCCAATGAGTGGCTTTCATCTCTGAGAAAGGATGGTGTCACGCTTGTGGAAATGGAGGCACTCAAGAGATTCAATACGGGACTCGCTGCGATCGTGAACTGTGCAGGATACGCCTGTGTGGTTCAGGAGAAGGCGAGTAATGACACTGTGAAAATAGTCCAGAAGGTGTCGGACATGATCAGAAGGACAGAAGATGTCGTCAACAAGCTGGAGTCTGCAAAGCACATTATAATGAAGACGGTGAACACTTT is a window from the Thermotoga sp. genome containing:
- a CDS encoding VWA domain-containing protein; translation: MCKMIILAFLLLSCCLPAYKIEIEDFELWDRDGLVNTIWCAVSVKDGGIFVRNLKLKDFELIETAYGKDGEFLASKKVRFDNFYYQFNGDGFWEKSVNSDKLDIVFLIDKTGSMEDHVESIKRQLGSFLDRLMEMGTDFRMVIAEYGVEDEPEWPSGAEVDIFYDSVMFEEINREIEEINTGGEGWDLTWAYDAFLWTLNLDWRESARKIVVIITDVYVDSVYGPNWYYTSGCNTSMHAVDLALKENEIYLYYCQPLEENMAKTELLESYSPQVNPKIKESNFDSLAKGNDYVKRLSWPFDQSEIPLERAPTIDSKYYFAWLSDWSEHDFVSRVEVEARLVGTEDSSYFAYYPIENPDGTKADISSGEISFVVRDESGFSMLGNDNVCVYFYKVMGNTSRMDTVGAMYQISDKNGKIDIGKRKPGRYYYILYASGQPIDAYHQLRFTSRGWVEIGLTKATPTEIIAYTWGNKAEIYKAYGLLKELEGLEITSESIKHYTRKANEWLSSLRKDGVTLVEMEALKRFNTGLAAIVNCAGYACVVQEKASNDTVKIVQKVSDMIRRTEDVVNKLESAKHIIMKTVNTFIDIITGNWSGAAMNLTIEEVVNRLVTYVRDDLLDDIMGLVEKRLEEVIRNPEVVLDFFKTRVREWIREKLPPDQIAESAYNFISKELVYNRFTSHIEEQLEMLLSYSKELVEKNRSRYWYFDDRSRLMRKSFEEMRHDLMSDLFEISYETLSRQNSVDDWADALQVFENTIPLIVEFLELFEVRYPELSDVKEALKTLGDALDTIGAMTQTYEMALKIDHLTTLTEKAQKIASKVYRYK